Proteins encoded within one genomic window of Thermococcus celer Vu 13 = JCM 8558:
- a CDS encoding molybdopterin-dependent oxidoreductase, producing MRKEIFAVLVLLLLLGGTYLFKGGGEKSGNDNTNPPDQMTGVIQVTGLVEKPYNVTYEGLSKLPSREVNAPLYCVGAPGKVLKNGTWKGVPLKTLLELAKPTGGAFKVALYASDGYTTDFYFDTVMREEDIIVAYEFNGKPITPRVVAPNRWGYKWIKGLTRIELVSYDFKGTWESSGYPDDARITGDSSPGR from the coding sequence ATGAGAAAAGAAATCTTTGCAGTTCTGGTTCTTCTCCTCCTGCTCGGCGGTACCTACCTGTTCAAGGGCGGGGGAGAAAAATCCGGGAACGATAATACTAACCCTCCTGACCAGATGACGGGGGTTATTCAGGTTACGGGACTGGTCGAGAAACCCTACAACGTAACCTACGAGGGGCTCTCAAAGCTCCCCTCGCGGGAAGTTAACGCGCCGCTCTACTGCGTCGGTGCGCCGGGAAAGGTACTGAAAAACGGAACCTGGAAGGGCGTTCCGTTGAAGACCCTGCTTGAGCTTGCGAAGCCGACCGGAGGGGCGTTCAAGGTGGCCCTCTACGCGAGTGATGGCTACACGACCGACTTCTACTTCGACACAGTGATGAGGGAGGAGGACATAATCGTGGCCTACGAGTTCAACGGCAAGCCGATAACGCCGAGGGTGGTAGCTCCTAACAGGTGGGGCTACAAGTGGATAAAGGGCCTCACCAGGATCGAGCTCGTGAGCTACGACTTCAAGGGCACGTGGGAGAGCTCGGGTTATCCTGACGATGCCCGCATAACCGGGGACTCATCGCCGGGCAGGTGA
- a CDS encoding ferritin-like domain-containing protein produces MEVTDKEVFEIAVNSEIRAKEAYEKLASLTKSDIIRDELLFLAKEEDKHRQIVERMAERFEGEKAEPRKIEIDVMAEFKVVAEKMAEAIKKPDVNLDEIYEIAMEAELVSEKLYRELAGYAATEKTKLLLEMLADMERNHYNILRKQYDYITRYPDVYREEFYDQLMKDINFNF; encoded by the coding sequence ATGGAAGTGACGGACAAGGAAGTTTTTGAGATTGCCGTAAACTCCGAGATAAGGGCCAAGGAGGCCTACGAAAAACTCGCCTCGCTGACCAAGAGCGACATCATAAGGGACGAGCTTCTCTTTCTGGCGAAGGAGGAGGACAAACACCGCCAGATAGTCGAGAGGATGGCCGAGAGGTTCGAGGGTGAGAAGGCTGAACCCCGGAAGATAGAGATAGACGTCATGGCGGAGTTCAAGGTGGTAGCGGAGAAGATGGCCGAGGCCATTAAGAAGCCCGACGTCAACCTCGACGAGATCTACGAGATAGCCATGGAGGCCGAGCTCGTCAGCGAGAAGCTCTACAGGGAGCTCGCCGGCTACGCCGCCACCGAGAAGACGAAGCTCCTCCTCGAGATGCTCGCGGACATGGAACGGAACCACTACAACATCCTCCGCAAGCAGTACGACTACATAACCCGCTACCCGGACGTCTACAGGGAGGAGTTCTACGACCAGCTGATGAAGGACATAAACTTCAACTTCTGA
- a CDS encoding ATP phosphoribosyltransferase regulatory subunit, whose protein sequence is MRKGLLAESGRLSGIGMYLRRTFELWGYREVFLPTIEEYREGLRKGTRFAYNNGFYVIKPDVTSQILGSIRELDGRLKLYYIGEVLDGGTRGRWQAGVEYIGGEPTKMAVEVILTAITGLEALGIEEFYVDVGSLKVWEEATEGISEFRGEVHRALVRRNFEMVEHLPIAREKKEELWKLFNFRGKRSGREKLDRIADAVDDERVFIDFGTVRPLPYYSDVLFEVYSPELGKPIGGGGEYTFRGKPAFGFAFDMGALSRLSRKERGGNRKRLSGEPKKVFAEAKRLVRMGVPVEVV, encoded by the coding sequence GTGAGAAAGGGCTTACTCGCCGAATCCGGGAGGCTATCCGGTATCGGAATGTACCTCAGGAGAACCTTCGAACTCTGGGGCTACCGTGAGGTTTTCCTTCCCACCATCGAGGAGTATCGCGAGGGCCTGAGGAAGGGAACGAGGTTCGCGTACAACAACGGCTTCTACGTCATAAAGCCCGACGTAACCTCGCAGATACTCGGGAGCATCAGGGAGCTGGACGGAAGGCTCAAGCTCTACTACATCGGCGAGGTTCTGGATGGGGGAACCAGGGGACGGTGGCAAGCCGGCGTGGAGTACATCGGGGGCGAGCCGACGAAGATGGCGGTGGAGGTTATCCTAACGGCGATAACCGGCCTCGAGGCCCTCGGAATTGAGGAGTTCTACGTGGACGTCGGGAGTCTGAAGGTCTGGGAGGAGGCGACCGAAGGGATAAGCGAGTTCCGGGGGGAGGTCCACCGGGCGCTCGTGAGGAGGAACTTCGAGATGGTGGAGCACCTTCCCATCGCCCGGGAGAAGAAGGAGGAGCTGTGGAAGCTCTTCAACTTCCGGGGAAAGAGGAGCGGCCGCGAGAAGCTCGACAGAATAGCCGATGCCGTTGACGACGAAAGGGTCTTCATAGACTTCGGCACGGTGAGGCCCCTTCCCTACTACAGCGACGTCCTCTTCGAGGTCTACTCACCGGAGCTCGGAAAGCCCATCGGCGGAGGCGGGGAGTACACCTTCAGGGGAAAGCCCGCCTTCGGTTTCGCCTTCGACATGGGGGCGCTCTCGAGGCTCTCCCGGAAGGAAAGGGGCGGAAACAGGAAGAGATTGAGCGGGGAGCCGAAAAAGGTCTTCGCCGAGGCAAAGAGACTCGTGAGGATGGGCGTCCCGGTGGAGGTGGTGTGA
- the hisG gene encoding ATP phosphoribosyltransferase has product MRFVLPKGRLLRGSLEVLQRAGIELRPPGERRLVERVGNHEVLLARAFDVPVYVEYGVDVGITGSDVVEERGSDVLVPLELPFGKCRLSLAMPNENRVDPEDMDGYRVATKYPNVTGRFFEKLDVEVDILRLSGSIELAPKVGIADAIVDIVETGTTLRANGLVEVARVMDVSALLLVNRIAQKTKFEEINGLVLGIKEAIENGS; this is encoded by the coding sequence ATAAGATTCGTCCTTCCCAAGGGACGGCTCCTCAGGGGCTCGCTGGAAGTCCTTCAAAGGGCCGGGATCGAGCTGAGACCACCGGGCGAGAGGAGGCTCGTCGAGAGGGTTGGCAACCATGAGGTTCTCCTCGCAAGGGCCTTTGACGTTCCCGTTTACGTTGAGTACGGGGTCGACGTCGGCATCACGGGGAGCGACGTCGTTGAGGAGAGGGGAAGCGACGTCCTCGTGCCCCTCGAACTACCCTTCGGGAAGTGCAGGCTCAGCCTGGCAATGCCCAACGAGAACAGGGTTGATCCGGAGGACATGGACGGTTACAGGGTGGCCACGAAGTACCCAAACGTAACGGGGCGCTTCTTCGAAAAACTCGACGTGGAGGTTGATATACTGAGGCTCAGCGGGAGCATCGAGCTGGCGCCCAAGGTAGGAATCGCGGACGCGATAGTCGACATCGTCGAGACCGGGACCACGCTCCGGGCGAACGGGCTCGTCGAGGTTGCAAGGGTTATGGACGTCTCGGCACTGCTCCTCGTCAACAGGATAGCCCAGAAGACGAAGTTCGAGGAGATAAACGGGCTCGTCCTTGGGATAAAGGAGGCGATTGAGAATGGAAGTTGA
- the hisD gene encoding histidinol dehydrogenase, with the protein MEVELEEYVGKILRDIRKRGIEAVREYSERFDGYSGDFRVSEEEFEEAVESVPEGDREVILRTVERLWEYHERQKPKEELFIKNGSLYGLIYRPIRRIGIYVPGGKPLPSTLMMVGVPARIAGVKEMAVTTPPKDGKVNPYVLYVAQLLGIDEVYKLGGVQAIGAMAYGVGMKKVDKIFGPGNRFVNEAKRQVFGVVGIDGLAGPSEIAVIADGSAEGEYVLADLLSQLEHGRESRAWLLTTSRELAEYCSRDGVEVVLCGTLEECAEKANEIAPEHLEIITERPMELVELIENAGAVYLGPYTPVPAADYFLGVNHVLPTGGAARFGGVLKVRDFVKPVSLAMVGREEFLRERELGIRLAEVEGMELHRRSMEVRR; encoded by the coding sequence ATGGAAGTTGAACTTGAGGAATACGTGGGGAAGATCCTGCGGGATATCCGCAAGAGAGGAATCGAAGCCGTGAGGGAGTACTCGGAGAGGTTCGACGGCTACTCCGGAGACTTCCGCGTGAGCGAGGAGGAGTTCGAGGAGGCCGTGGAGAGCGTGCCCGAGGGGGACCGCGAGGTGATCCTGCGCACCGTTGAACGCCTCTGGGAGTACCACGAGAGGCAAAAACCGAAGGAGGAGCTCTTCATCAAGAACGGCTCCCTCTACGGCCTGATTTACCGCCCGATAAGGAGGATAGGGATCTACGTCCCCGGCGGGAAGCCGCTCCCATCGACGCTGATGATGGTCGGGGTGCCCGCCAGGATAGCCGGGGTTAAGGAGATGGCCGTAACGACGCCGCCGAAGGACGGAAAGGTGAACCCCTACGTGCTCTACGTGGCTCAGCTACTCGGGATAGACGAGGTCTACAAGCTCGGTGGGGTGCAGGCGATAGGGGCCATGGCCTACGGGGTCGGAATGAAGAAAGTCGACAAGATATTCGGTCCCGGGAACAGGTTCGTCAACGAGGCGAAGAGGCAGGTCTTCGGCGTTGTGGGCATAGACGGCCTCGCCGGCCCATCCGAGATAGCGGTGATAGCGGACGGAAGCGCCGAGGGGGAGTACGTCCTGGCCGACCTGCTCAGCCAGCTCGAGCACGGGAGGGAGAGCAGGGCGTGGCTACTGACGACGTCGCGGGAACTCGCGGAGTACTGCTCGCGCGATGGGGTGGAGGTCGTCCTCTGCGGAACCCTCGAGGAATGCGCGGAGAAGGCCAACGAAATTGCCCCAGAGCACCTCGAGATAATCACCGAGAGGCCGATGGAGCTCGTTGAGCTAATCGAGAACGCGGGGGCGGTGTACCTCGGCCCATACACGCCCGTCCCTGCGGCCGACTACTTCCTCGGCGTCAACCACGTCCTTCCGACGGGAGGGGCGGCGAGGTTCGGCGGCGTCCTCAAGGTGAGGGACTTCGTGAAGCCGGTGAGCCTCGCGATGGTGGGCAGAGAGGAGTTCCTGAGGGAGAGGGAACTCGGGATCCGTCTGGCCGAGGTTGAGGGTATGGAACTGCACAGGAGGAGCATGGAGGTTCGGAGATGA
- the hisB gene encoding imidazoleglycerol-phosphate dehydratase HisB, translating into MRRETGETEVTVELDVAGGIRTGDGVLDHLLTALFFYMGREARVEASYDLRHHLWEDVGITLGGELRGKLPERFARFGNAVMPMDDALVLVAVDVSGRPYAAVELSFEEGEEGFEKALVREFLWGLARGLKATIHVKTLSGTNAHHVIEAAFKGLGVALGKAVRESGKVESTKGLLEVWD; encoded by the coding sequence ATGAGGCGCGAGACGGGGGAGACGGAGGTAACGGTGGAGCTCGACGTGGCGGGCGGGATAAGGACGGGCGATGGAGTTCTCGACCACCTGCTCACCGCCCTCTTCTTCTACATGGGGCGGGAGGCGAGGGTCGAGGCGAGCTACGACCTCAGGCACCACCTCTGGGAGGACGTCGGGATAACCCTCGGCGGGGAGTTGAGGGGAAAGCTCCCCGAGAGGTTTGCGCGCTTTGGGAACGCGGTGATGCCGATGGACGACGCACTGGTACTCGTGGCGGTGGACGTCTCGGGGAGGCCCTACGCGGCCGTTGAGCTTTCCTTCGAGGAGGGCGAGGAGGGTTTCGAGAAGGCCCTCGTCCGGGAGTTCCTCTGGGGGCTGGCGAGGGGTCTGAAGGCAACGATTCACGTGAAGACCCTGAGCGGAACCAACGCCCACCACGTCATCGAGGCGGCCTTCAAGGGGCTCGGCGTGGCGCTCGGAAAGGCCGTTCGGGAGAGCGGGAAGGTGGAGAGCACGAAGGGCCTGCTGGAGGTGTGGGATTGA
- the hisH gene encoding imidazole glycerol phosphate synthase subunit HisH produces the protein MGLIAIVDLGIGNLASVRKALGGTVTSDPYEMERAEKLVLPGVGNFGAVVERLEPLRGVILDAINDGKPFLGICLGLQLLFEGSEESPGSEGLGVFRGRVVRFRGVRTPHIGWNQLWKRKECPLFEGIRDGAYFYFVHSYYAVPEEGDIVAGVTDYGSGGRRVVFTSAVCRENVYAVQFHPEKSGRNGLLVMRNFRGL, from the coding sequence GTGGGATTGATAGCGATAGTGGACCTGGGGATAGGCAACCTCGCCAGCGTGAGGAAGGCCCTGGGGGGAACCGTAACCAGCGACCCCTACGAGATGGAGAGGGCTGAAAAGCTCGTCCTGCCCGGCGTCGGGAACTTCGGGGCGGTCGTTGAGAGGCTCGAGCCGCTGAGGGGGGTCATACTCGATGCCATCAACGACGGAAAGCCCTTCCTCGGGATATGCCTCGGTCTCCAGCTCCTCTTCGAGGGGAGCGAGGAGAGCCCCGGGAGCGAGGGGCTTGGTGTCTTCAGGGGCAGGGTAGTGCGCTTTAGGGGGGTCAGAACCCCCCACATCGGCTGGAACCAGCTCTGGAAGAGGAAAGAGTGCCCGCTCTTCGAGGGGATCCGCGACGGGGCTTACTTCTACTTCGTCCACTCCTATTATGCTGTTCCGGAAGAGGGGGACATCGTCGCGGGAGTCACCGACTACGGGTCGGGGGGCAGGAGGGTCGTCTTCACCTCGGCCGTCTGCAGGGAGAACGTCTACGCCGTCCAGTTCCACCCCGAGAAGAGCGGGAGGAACGGACTGCTCGTCATGAGGAACTTCAGGGGGCTCTGA
- the hisA gene encoding 1-(5-phosphoribosyl)-5-((5-phosphoribosylamino)methylideneamino)imidazole-4-carboxamide isomerase: protein MEVYPAIDLMGGRAVRLYRGRRDSVKVYGDPVEIAERFAGLIDKIHVVDLDGAFGGFPRNLDVVKEIINETGLRVQFGGGLRSYGAVARAYEIGVENAIIGTRAFDVEFLERITGDFDGITVSLDSRAGRVAVKGWLEEGMDVREAYDFLRKHVNRFIYTSVERDGTLTGIEEIERFWGDGEFIYAGGVSSVGDVEKLMEIGFSGVVVGKALYEGKIGLEELLEAVRCWPRG from the coding sequence ATGGAGGTTTACCCGGCGATAGACCTGATGGGCGGAAGGGCCGTGCGGCTGTACAGGGGGAGGAGGGATTCGGTTAAGGTCTACGGCGACCCGGTGGAGATAGCGGAGCGCTTCGCGGGGCTGATCGATAAAATCCACGTGGTGGACCTCGACGGTGCCTTCGGGGGCTTTCCGAGGAACCTCGACGTGGTGAAGGAGATAATCAACGAGACCGGCCTCAGAGTCCAGTTCGGCGGCGGGCTGAGGAGTTACGGGGCGGTGGCGAGGGCCTACGAGATCGGGGTGGAGAACGCCATAATCGGAACGCGGGCCTTCGACGTTGAGTTCCTCGAACGGATCACGGGGGATTTTGACGGGATAACCGTAAGCCTCGACTCCAGGGCCGGAAGGGTGGCCGTGAAAGGCTGGCTCGAGGAGGGAATGGACGTCAGAGAGGCCTACGATTTCCTGAGGAAGCACGTGAACAGGTTCATCTACACCTCTGTGGAGAGGGACGGAACGCTGACCGGAATAGAGGAAATCGAGCGCTTCTGGGGGGACGGCGAGTTCATCTACGCCGGGGGCGTCTCGAGCGTCGGGGACGTGGAAAAACTGATGGAGATAGGCTTCTCGGGAGTGGTCGTGGGGAAGGCCCTCTACGAGGGTAAAATTGGACTGGAGGAGCTCCTGGAGGCGGTGAGATGTTGGCCAAGAGGATAA